The Rosa chinensis cultivar Old Blush chromosome 7, RchiOBHm-V2, whole genome shotgun sequence DNA segment GAATTTATGAACTTCTTCAGAaatttcttgttccttttcgTTTGAATCGGGTTCAAGAACTTCGGAAGAAGATTGCTTtaacccttttttattttttttaaataaaatttagtataaaaggacaattttaccctttaaAATTCAGTCACGTGCAAATTTTTAACGGACTAGACTACTAACAGTGGATTGATGGAAGTATCGCGTTGATATGAAATATAAAGTccgggtatcacattgataacgttgtaagttcaggtatcatattGAAAGTCCCATAAATGTCCAGACAcctttggtgaatttttccctatttTATTATACTTCAAATTACTACAATCATTATACAATTAAGTTAATCAGACATGTGTTTTGAAATATTATAGGTAACTAATCATGTAAACATTGCATAAAAATTATTAATGATTTCCATGTTACTTtctaaatttccatcattttttttcaaaaactttactttgattaaaatttcctcgatatttccatcgaaattttcattttttttattattgataTTTTCTCGATATTAGATATTTTAGTTCTTGAAAAGAATAAACTGCATTTTTTTGGTTGGAGATTCTTTTGAAGTTGCTAAGAAATGAGAAACAAAATTAACTTTTCTTGATTGAATAAGAAAAACATGCGGTCCCCACCAATTGATAAAGACCCAAGTCTTGGTATATGTTCTCATCCAAAAAAACAGGTATGGGTCTGCTTCCATGGCTGTTCTACCTCAATTTCATAATAGATTTCCAAAGTCACAAATTTATTTAAAAGTTACAAAAACTGAGCTCATACTAACCACACGAAAAGTTTCAAGTTTAAATGTGAAAACTGAAAACGGTATGTTGTAGAACTCAGCCCTCTACATTTTCACACTTTCTCTACAATTTCGAAGTTCCAGACGTGAAATGAAACAACAAAGATGGTACAAAAGTATAGCAATAACAGAGCATCTTCTTCCATCAAGAGTCAACACAACAATAGTATATATGACGTTAAACCAAGTGTAGaataaagtaaaaaagaaaaccgAGTTACACGTTAAAGAAACTTCCTCGAACATGACGTTATTAATAGAATATGAAATAGACTATGTTTTTTTTAGGACATATGAAATAGACTTCAGGGTCAagcaaaaacaaagagaacccAAGTCAGTCTACTCTGGGGGTCCCTGGAGCTTTGGAAGACTTGGTAAAATGACAATAAGGCTtatcattcatacactcatacaCCCAAATCAAAGCAAAAGTCTAGGGGTAACCTCATAATTTCTCATCCCAGCAACCATTCTCAAGGTTTCTATAAATTAGCTACGAGTCTTCGACCAAAGCAGAGCATCCAAACCAGATAATCTAAACCAAGCAGAAAATTACCAATTATTACAAAAAATTCAGCAAAATGGATAGTGAAACACTTGTTAAGAAAATAGGAATCAGTGAGGAGCTCATCAAGAAAAGTTGCAGCCTTTCATGGAAGGATCAGTTCAGTAAGGAGCTGTATCATGTTGACAAGAGCTCATCGGATGCGGTGTTCATCGTCTTCCCCGGATCATGGACGGTCAAAGAGTGGTTTTCCGGCGACCAAGCTTTtggagaaacaaagatcaatagTAAAGATTGGTCCAAAAAAGCCTTTCCTTCTATGAGAAGTATTGGCAATGATGATGTTGCAATTGTCAACCAAGCTTTTCTGGAAAGGTTTGAACTTGTATTGAATTTGAAGGACTCCAAGTTTCTAGAAGAGGTATGTTATTTCATAAAGTTGCTAATACTCATGAATCCCATTTAGCACATATTTATGTTAGAAACTGGATTTGAGAAAGTGGGTCACACAAATCAAGTAGTTCATCATTTCATTAAAGAAAGAACATAATTATTATTCGAGAAGTTCATTGCAAATGATTAGAGCCCTTATTCGCAGCAATAGATTCATAAAGATTTAAGATTAGATTTTCATAGTATACCCCATTATGTGGTTTTCTCAGGTGAAATCGGCCGAGAGCGGGAATAAGCCAATAATATTTACAGGGCATTCTTCTGGTGGCGCAGTTGCTGTGCTTGCTACAATCTGGTTCTTAGAACAGAGTCCGAAAGAATACACTGGAACAGCCAAATGTGTGACTTTTGGATCTCCGCTTGTCGGTGACTACATTGTTTCTCATGCTCTTAAGAGAGAGAAGTGGTCTGAACACTTCATACATTTTGTCATGAGATATGACATTGTTCCTCGGATTTTGCTTGCTCCTCGCTCATCCATTGAGCAACAATTAGAGCATGTCCTCCATTTCTTCACTGCAAATGGTGACCATTATCCACGTGAGTCAATTGAGTTTTATACAAATGTAATGAGGAATACCTCTGCTCTCGCAAGCCATGCTGCCTGCAAACTGATGGGGAATACTAATTTGCTGCTCGAGACCTTAACCAACTTCACCAAACTAAGCCCTTATAGACCTTTTGGGACTTACATTTTCTGCACTGGGAATGGGAAGCTGGTTCACTTGGACAACCCTGAAGCTGTGCTGCAACTCCTTTTCTTCTCTTGTCAGTTAAGCCATGAAAACGAAATGGAAGCAACAGCTGGGAGCTGCATAAAGGCGCACTTGGACTACAAAACTGAAGTGTTAGGGAGGAGCTTGAAAGAGAATGTGGTTTTTGTTGATCGATTGGAAGAGCTCCCCCTAGCCCCAGATGGTAGTGCCTTGGATGACCTTGGCCTGGTAATTTTATTTCGAATTCGCTTTTCAATTCTTATTGTTGGGTGCTTTGAAGACATCATTCTTCTAATTGTACTTCAATTTTCTCCTGTTGCAAAAGTGTTCTAATATACTGTCTATGGGAATTGCAGAGTACAAGAGGTAGATTGTGCCTTCGTGCAGCGGGAGAGttagagaaacaaaaacaaaaaaaccgaGAGCAGATTGACAGAAAGAAGGCAGAAATGGAAGAGGGAATGAAAGGACTAGAAGAGTACAGAACCTTCAATGCGCAGAAAGTGGGATATTACGACGCCTTCAAGAAACAGAATGAAAAGAGAGACTTCGATGCGAATGTGAGGAGGCTGGTGCTGGCAGGTATATGGGATGAGATCATCGAAATGTTGAAGAGGTACGATCTTCCTGACGAGTTTGAAGGTGAAGATAATTGGATAGAACTAGGAACCAAGTTCCGGCGCCTTGTTGAGCCTCTTGATATTGCCAACTACTACAGACACGCAAAGAACGAAGACACTGGAGCCTATATGATTAAGGGAAGGCCAAGGCGCTACAGATACCCACAGAGATGGCTTGAAAAGAAGGTAGGTTTGGAGAGGGATACCTGTGGTGAATCTTGCTTTTGGGCAGAGGTGGAGGAGTTGCTCAAACTAGCTAGTAATGGTGGTAAAGTTGATGAGACAAGGGCTAAAAAACTACAGGAAGGACTAGCTCGATGGATTGAGCAGGGTGTGGCAGGTGAGGAGGTGTTCTTGGGAGACTCTACGTTTCTCAAATTGTGGGACGAACTCGGCCGTCTGAAACTCCAACAGGAATCCATTCGCACATTGATAGACACAGGCATGTTTGCCAACTTATCAGTTGCCTAATTT contains these protein-coding regions:
- the LOC112179680 gene encoding protein EDS1L, coding for MDSETLVKKIGISEELIKKSCSLSWKDQFSKELYHVDKSSSDAVFIVFPGSWTVKEWFSGDQAFGETKINSKDWSKKAFPSMRSIGNDDVAIVNQAFLERFELVLNLKDSKFLEEVKSAESGNKPIIFTGHSSGGAVAVLATIWFLEQSPKEYTGTAKCVTFGSPLVGDYIVSHALKREKWSEHFIHFVMRYDIVPRILLAPRSSIEQQLEHVLHFFTANGDHYPRESIEFYTNVMRNTSALASHAACKLMGNTNLLLETLTNFTKLSPYRPFGTYIFCTGNGKLVHLDNPEAVLQLLFFSCQLSHENEMEATAGSCIKAHLDYKTEVLGRSLKENVVFVDRLEELPLAPDGSALDDLGLSTRGRLCLRAAGELEKQKQKNREQIDRKKAEMEEGMKGLEEYRTFNAQKVGYYDAFKKQNEKRDFDANVRRLVLAGIWDEIIEMLKRYDLPDEFEGEDNWIELGTKFRRLVEPLDIANYYRHAKNEDTGAYMIKGRPRRYRYPQRWLEKKVGLERDTCGESCFWAEVEELLKLASNGGKVDETRAKKLQEGLARWIEQGVAGEEVFLGDSTFLKLWDELGRLKLQQESIRTLIDTGMFANLSVA